The proteins below come from a single Pseudodesulfovibrio sp. JC047 genomic window:
- a CDS encoding RHS repeat-associated core domain-containing protein gives MEIEDKDCVYTYHHDKNGQRKAKYLNGHLVEAYQWLDFIRLKAFQDGRMWYEFKYNDDERLPSTMVREDGALFSLYYDQIGSLRVVANQHGNVIQEILYEPFGGIMKKTNPNFRIPIGYAGGLHDQNLDFVRFGWRDYDTNTSRWTAPDPLGDKGGDPDWYGYCLDDPVNGVDPLGLFRFGKRLLSFLPKGAHWIGTNGSTADQRNYELKHEHGFFEDGSKKNLGFYKSGVQWDTENIKDFTLEAKHYDDKRMRRTIKSIDPGKYKLIKGSTGKSKNCQDYADALRHQYTLFARGDKQR, from the coding sequence ATGGAAATTGAGGACAAAGACTGCGTGTACACCTACCATCACGACAAAAATGGCCAGCGAAAAGCAAAATACCTCAACGGGCATCTCGTCGAGGCATACCAATGGCTCGACTTCATTCGCCTTAAGGCCTTCCAAGATGGGCGCATGTGGTATGAATTCAAATACAACGATGACGAAAGGCTGCCTTCTACAATGGTCCGTGAAGACGGTGCCCTCTTTTCCTTGTATTACGACCAAATCGGCTCACTTCGCGTTGTTGCGAATCAACACGGCAATGTGATACAAGAAATCTTATATGAGCCTTTTGGCGGAATCATGAAAAAGACCAATCCGAATTTTCGCATCCCCATCGGCTATGCAGGTGGCCTGCACGACCAGAATTTAGATTTCGTCCGCTTCGGCTGGCGGGATTATGACACAAACACCAGCCGATGGACCGCCCCTGATCCACTTGGGGACAAAGGCGGCGATCCAGACTGGTATGGCTATTGTCTGGATGACCCGGTGAACGGTGTGGACCCTCTGGGGCTGTTCCGATTTGGGAAAAGACTTCTCTCCTTTTTACCCAAAGGTGCTCATTGGATTGGAACAAATGGGTCCACTGCTGATCAAAGAAATTATGAATTAAAACATGAACACGGTTTTTTTGAAGATGGTTCCAAAAAGAATCTCGGATTTTACAAATCAGGTGTGCAATGGGACACCGAAAACATCAAAGACTTTACACTTGAAGCCAAACATTACGACGACAAACGCATGCGCCGAACAATAAAAAGCATTGATCCCGGGAAATACAAATTAATCAAAGGCAGCACGGGCAAATCGAAGAACTGCCAAGATTATGCGGATGCATTACGCCATCAATATACTTTATTTGCCCGAGGAGATAAACAACGCTAA